A genomic region of Exiguobacterium sp. Helios contains the following coding sequences:
- a CDS encoding MarR family winged helix-turn-helix transcriptional regulator: protein MEQPNPNLKALTVMVRAVDALHEVIKQDVAKSGLNPTDFSVLELLYHKGRQPIQLIGKKVLITSGSITYVIDKLEKKNYVARKACPEDRRVTFAELTTEGQSLMDTIFPEHEKAINQVFQGIDPSEIESFIKTAKKIGYQAQNH from the coding sequence ATGGAACAGCCGAATCCGAACCTAAAAGCATTGACTGTCATGGTACGTGCAGTCGACGCGCTTCATGAAGTCATTAAACAGGATGTTGCGAAGTCCGGACTAAATCCGACAGATTTTTCCGTACTCGAGTTGCTGTATCACAAAGGAAGGCAGCCAATTCAACTAATCGGGAAAAAAGTATTGATTACGAGCGGCAGCATCACCTATGTCATCGATAAGCTCGAAAAAAAAAATTACGTCGCCCGCAAAGCATGTCCGGAGGATCGGCGTGTGACATTTGCGGAACTCACCACAGAAGGTCAAAGCTTAATGGATACGATTTTTCCGGAACATGAAAAAGCAATTAATCAGGTTTTCCAAGGTATTGATCCATCGGAAATCGAATCGTTTATTAAGACCGCTAAAAAAATAGGCTATCAGGCACAAAACCATTAA
- a CDS encoding carboxylesterase, whose product MKLLPPKPFYYESGERAVLLLHSFTSNPNDMKKLGRYLQQNQYSCYAPTLSGHGLPAEDLLSYGPSDWWQDALDGYQLLKDKGFERIAVVGLSLGGVLALKMGQELKINGVVTLSVPMDKEAAVLKKRIVYYAKRYKQIEGKEDQQIASEMAELDLLPFESLTDFEQLINRTRDHLASVVSPVCVMYGEMDDSSYKTSAETIFESVASDQKTIKGYANSKHLMTLGKDMNAVNQDILAFLNKLNW is encoded by the coding sequence ATGAAATTATTACCCCCGAAGCCCTTTTATTACGAGAGCGGTGAACGAGCTGTTCTGCTTTTACATTCTTTCACCAGCAATCCAAACGACATGAAAAAGCTCGGCCGCTACTTGCAACAAAATCAGTACTCCTGCTACGCTCCGACACTCAGTGGACACGGTCTGCCAGCAGAAGACCTTTTGTCGTATGGACCATCCGACTGGTGGCAGGATGCACTCGACGGTTATCAACTGTTGAAAGACAAAGGGTTCGAACGTATAGCGGTCGTCGGTCTCTCACTGGGTGGTGTTCTTGCTTTAAAAATGGGACAGGAGTTAAAGATAAACGGTGTAGTCACCCTGTCCGTACCGATGGATAAAGAAGCAGCCGTCCTAAAGAAACGAATCGTTTATTACGCCAAGCGCTATAAACAGATCGAAGGAAAAGAGGACCAGCAGATTGCCTCTGAAATGGCTGAACTGGATCTCCTGCCTTTTGAATCGCTGACCGACTTCGAACAACTCATTAACCGGACGCGAGACCATTTAGCCTCCGTAGTATCTCCTGTTTGCGTGATGTACGGGGAAATGGATGATTCCTCATACAAGACGAGTGCCGAAACGATTTTCGAAAGCGTAGCTTCGGATCAAAAGACGATAAAAGGATATGCGAATTCAAAACATTTAATGACGTTAGGAAAAGACATGAACGCAGTCAATCAAGACATTCTTGCGTTTTTAAATAAACTGAACTGGTAA
- a CDS encoding helix-turn-helix domain-containing protein — translation MYRFGEWLRRERLEHGWSQVELAEKTYGEISQAAISAYERNRSLPSILDVQILATACEQRLGSIPWDDFDLSMEKKRNWLNLKQERFDLAELPHADSVRTFDGKIYQLHGRIAIEQESKETQEISQLYYRIRTVVGENQVIAKRKNPNDELIHVSRRRLAHQ, via the coding sequence ATGTACCGATTTGGAGAGTGGTTACGACGGGAACGTCTAGAACATGGTTGGAGTCAAGTGGAGTTGGCTGAAAAGACATATGGAGAGATCTCACAGGCGGCGATCAGCGCTTATGAGCGGAATCGTTCACTTCCTTCCATACTTGATGTCCAAATCCTTGCAACAGCCTGTGAGCAAAGGCTCGGATCCATCCCTTGGGATGACTTCGACTTAAGTATGGAGAAAAAACGGAATTGGTTGAACTTGAAGCAAGAACGCTTTGATCTAGCAGAACTCCCACACGCGGATTCTGTCCGTACGTTCGACGGCAAAATCTATCAGCTACACGGTCGGATTGCCATCGAACAAGAAAGCAAGGAGACACAAGAGATTTCTCAACTCTATTACCGGATCCGAACCGTCGTCGGGGAGAACCAAGTCATCGCAAAACGGAAGAATCCGAATGATGAACTGATTCATGTCTCTCGTCGCAGACTCGCCCATCAGTAA
- a CDS encoding response regulator transcription factor: MKIFIVEDDLAIFNSLKETLTKWGMQVSGPLNFKDVLEHFKSDEPHLIIMDIQLPIYDGFHWCREIRLISKVPIIFLSSRDHPMDMVMAMHMGADDYIPKPFHSDVLLAKVQATLRRVYAYGEKSPDFIKWNGALIDLKRGIIRMNEIETELTKNEFFILIVLVKANNEIVSRDELIRSLWDDERFVNDNTLTVNITRLRHKLENLGLQEAILTKKGLGYVAVTL; this comes from the coding sequence ATGAAAATTTTCATCGTAGAGGACGATTTAGCCATTTTTAATTCATTAAAAGAAACATTGACTAAATGGGGGATGCAAGTTTCAGGACCACTAAATTTCAAAGACGTTTTAGAACATTTTAAGTCCGACGAGCCACATTTAATCATTATGGATATACAATTACCGATATATGATGGTTTTCATTGGTGTCGTGAAATTCGATTGATTTCGAAAGTTCCAATCATTTTCCTATCATCACGTGATCACCCAATGGATATGGTCATGGCAATGCATATGGGCGCAGACGATTACATACCAAAACCTTTTCATTCAGATGTCCTGCTTGCAAAAGTTCAGGCTACATTGAGAAGAGTGTATGCTTACGGAGAAAAATCTCCTGATTTCATAAAATGGAACGGAGCATTAATTGATTTAAAGCGGGGAATAATTCGCATGAATGAAATAGAAACAGAATTGACAAAAAATGAATTTTTTATTTTGATTGTATTGGTAAAAGCCAATAATGAGATTGTTTCTCGCGATGAATTAATTCGGAGTTTATGGGATGATGAGCGCTTTGTAAATGATAATACATTAACTGTGAATATCACACGACTCCGCCATAAATTAGAAAATTTAGGTTTGCAAGAAGCAATTCTTACCAAAAAAGGTTTAGGATACGTGGCTGTTACTTTATGA
- a CDS encoding HAMP domain-containing sensor histidine kinase: MFLSYLKDMRSWILFFFLSLFSTDLLLWLDRGINVHINSLMYVNVFLLTFFMVFICWRYYRETAYIRQLEILEEKLETDWHEALPEPLFECDERINRVLQSAGVSFSNQLNKDRQNTIIQDDYIAAWVHEAKAPLTAMKLMIDANKSSPSIFKIEAEWLRIFLLIDQQLYISRLPSLESDYVLDEVLVQDIVSVEIRELMSWCREKNLAIETEGLETVIVTDKKWCRFIVRQILSNAIKYSPRDGIIYITAHTEATGRCILSIEDEGPGIPDHDLPRIFDKGFTGGMGRLSNSATGLGLYLAKKVSNQIGIQLSAISKKDNGTILKMNFSLENDFDQIRR; this comes from the coding sequence ATGTTTCTTAGCTATTTAAAAGATATGAGAAGTTGGATTTTGTTTTTTTTCCTATCCCTTTTTTCAACAGACTTACTTCTTTGGCTTGATCGAGGGATTAATGTCCATATTAATTCGTTGATGTACGTAAATGTATTCTTACTAACTTTCTTTATGGTATTTATTTGTTGGCGGTATTATCGAGAGACAGCATACATACGTCAGCTAGAAATATTAGAAGAAAAACTAGAAACCGATTGGCATGAAGCATTACCAGAACCATTATTTGAATGTGATGAACGTATAAATAGAGTATTGCAAAGTGCAGGGGTTTCTTTCTCTAATCAATTAAATAAAGATCGACAAAACACGATTATACAAGATGATTATATTGCTGCCTGGGTCCACGAAGCAAAAGCTCCGCTTACTGCAATGAAACTCATGATTGATGCTAACAAATCTAGTCCATCTATATTCAAAATCGAAGCAGAATGGTTACGTATCTTTTTATTGATTGACCAGCAATTATACATATCACGACTGCCTTCACTAGAATCAGATTATGTGTTGGACGAAGTGCTGGTTCAAGACATCGTATCTGTTGAAATACGTGAACTGATGTCTTGGTGTCGGGAAAAGAACTTGGCCATAGAAACGGAAGGATTGGAAACGGTCATAGTAACAGACAAAAAGTGGTGTCGTTTTATTGTTCGACAGATTTTATCGAATGCCATTAAATATAGTCCTAGAGATGGAATAATCTATATTACGGCACATACAGAAGCAACCGGACGTTGTATTTTGTCTATAGAAGATGAAGGACCAGGCATTCCAGATCATGATTTGCCTCGTATTTTTGATAAGGGTTTTACAGGCGGTATGGGAAGATTAAGCAATAGTGCAACTGGTCTTGGCCTCTATTTAGCAAAAAAAGTATCTAATCAAATTGGTATTCAGCTTTCAGCGATCTCAAAAAAAGATAATGGTACGATTTTAAAGATGAATTTCTCATTAGAAAACGATTTTGATCAAATCCGTAGATAA
- a CDS encoding ABC transporter ATP-binding protein encodes MTLLKRNSKIIDESTKKTVLYAQNIRKSFGSKGNVQQVLKGIDLRVEEGEFVGIMGASGAGKTTLLNILATIDRSTEGTVLISGSDISQMKDAAMADFRRNQLGFIFQDYNLLDTLTAKENILLPLSLGKINKKSAEAEFRTIADILGISDLIDKYPHELSGGQKQRTSAARALINQPSMVFADEPTGALDSKSASSLLRTITNINEKRKVTIMMVTHDPLASSYCSRVIFLKDGKIYTEIYKGDKTRQAFFQEVLNIQAVLGGENVDVL; translated from the coding sequence ATGACACTTTTAAAAAGGAATTCAAAAATCATTGATGAATCAACCAAAAAAACAGTATTATATGCCCAAAATATTCGAAAATCATTCGGTTCAAAAGGAAATGTTCAACAAGTACTAAAAGGAATTGATTTACGTGTAGAAGAAGGTGAATTTGTTGGAATCATGGGCGCTTCAGGTGCTGGTAAAACAACGTTGCTCAATATTCTTGCGACAATCGACCGGTCTACGGAAGGAACAGTCCTGATCAGTGGATCAGATATCTCTCAGATGAAAGATGCTGCTATGGCCGATTTCCGGAGAAATCAGCTGGGATTTATCTTCCAGGACTACAATCTTCTTGATACATTAACCGCTAAGGAGAACATCTTGTTACCATTATCACTTGGGAAAATAAACAAAAAGTCGGCAGAAGCAGAATTTCGTACCATTGCCGATATCCTAGGGATCTCCGATTTAATTGATAAATACCCGCATGAACTTTCAGGAGGACAAAAGCAACGTACTTCTGCAGCCCGTGCATTGATTAATCAGCCTTCTATGGTCTTTGCAGATGAACCGACTGGAGCGCTGGATTCAAAATCAGCTTCCTCGTTGCTTAGGACCATAACAAATATTAACGAGAAAAGAAAAGTAACAATCATGATGGTAACCCATGATCCACTCGCCTCAAGTTACTGTAGCCGTGTTATTTTCCTGAAAGATGGTAAAATTTATACAGAGATCTATAAAGGAGATAAAACGAGACAAGCCTTTTTCCAGGAAGTTTTAAATATTCAAGCTGTGCTTGGAGGTGAAAACGTTGACGTTCTTTGA
- a CDS encoding ABC transporter permease produces the protein MTFFDLVFRSMRKNIKHYYLYFFALIFSVVLYFVFATLQHDPVVYTQSDQMSTAFLAAGILLIFIIGIFVVYANSIFLKKRSREIGLYQLIGLKKSIIARLLVFENLLLGIGALVVGIAIGMLVSRIFLLLLMKLIGYEMIINISFSMVAVIQTIFVFFGLLIFTTIQMITTVYRNTLLSLFNTEKTGEQPKKPKAKTEAFLALLGVILICLGYIISNNMINDLFLFNILAVLASIGIGTYLIFRVTIGWLFYQIRNRKAGHLGLSNSLSIAPLMHRLKENANSLTLITILSAMTLTMLSGAYSFYYATEHETRSQMPFDIIFEENESVATQLSNELNEKGISFSHGGIDLLVLSGQLEEGTMPVPSNELYIAITSDKQLQQAGNDIKAPTDGSAYFYSTSSISLFRDAMKMPVTLELDGKTKTKIKITDYREGNSINGSMLYSQIVVNDKKFQTLKNQFIANSSAKFKRIDGFKITDSNDLKLASEIYNNHYASENSHIDYYSAYQQAIQKNGLLIFISGFLGLVFLISTGSILYFKQMTEAEQEKKSYGTLRQLGFSVNEIMRGIIRKQIFIYGLPLIIGLLHAIFAIHVLSAFFQSNIAFAASIAMMVYTIIYIFFAFLTIGYYRKTVKAAL, from the coding sequence TTGACGTTCTTTGATCTCGTCTTCCGTAGCATGCGCAAAAACATCAAACATTATTACTTATACTTTTTTGCTCTCATTTTCAGTGTTGTGCTGTACTTCGTTTTTGCTACTTTGCAGCATGACCCAGTCGTCTATACACAGAGCGACCAAATGAGTACAGCGTTTCTAGCAGCAGGAATTCTATTAATTTTTATTATTGGCATATTTGTAGTCTACGCCAATTCGATTTTTCTAAAAAAAAGGAGCCGAGAAATCGGACTCTATCAATTAATTGGATTGAAAAAAAGTATAATTGCACGACTATTAGTTTTTGAGAATTTACTTCTTGGCATCGGAGCACTTGTTGTCGGAATTGCTATCGGAATGTTAGTATCACGTATTTTCTTATTACTGCTCATGAAATTAATCGGGTACGAAATGATAATCAATATTTCATTTTCAATGGTTGCCGTCATTCAAACAATTTTTGTGTTTTTCGGGCTTCTTATCTTTACTACCATCCAAATGATTACTACAGTGTATCGGAACACCTTATTGTCCTTGTTTAATACAGAAAAAACTGGAGAACAGCCTAAAAAACCAAAAGCAAAAACTGAAGCCTTTTTGGCCCTTCTTGGTGTAATCTTGATCTGCTTAGGATATATCATTTCGAATAATATGATAAATGATTTATTTCTTTTCAATATACTGGCTGTGTTAGCTTCTATAGGGATAGGAACGTATCTCATTTTCCGGGTAACTATTGGTTGGTTATTTTATCAAATTCGTAATCGAAAAGCAGGTCATCTAGGTTTATCCAATAGTTTGTCGATTGCTCCATTAATGCATCGATTAAAAGAGAACGCTAATTCGTTAACACTCATCACTATCCTTTCAGCCATGACATTGACGATGCTTTCTGGAGCGTACTCTTTCTATTATGCTACTGAACATGAAACCCGTTCGCAAATGCCATTCGACATCATATTTGAAGAAAATGAATCAGTAGCAACTCAATTGAGCAACGAGTTAAATGAAAAAGGCATATCTTTTTCACATGGGGGGATTGATTTGCTTGTGCTATCGGGTCAATTGGAAGAAGGCACAATGCCTGTACCAAGTAACGAATTATACATTGCCATTACAAGTGATAAGCAATTGCAGCAAGCAGGAAATGATATAAAAGCTCCTACTGACGGCTCAGCATATTTTTACAGCACCTCGTCCATTTCCTTATTCAGAGACGCGATGAAAATGCCGGTAACTCTGGAATTAGATGGTAAAACAAAGACTAAAATTAAAATCACCGATTACCGAGAGGGAAACAGTATCAATGGATCGATGCTCTACTCTCAAATTGTAGTTAACGATAAGAAATTTCAAACCCTTAAAAATCAATTTATAGCGAATAGTTCAGCCAAATTCAAGCGAATCGATGGATTCAAAATTACTGACTCTAACGATTTAAAATTAGCATCCGAGATTTATAACAATCACTATGCGAGCGAAAATTCACATATTGACTACTATTCAGCCTACCAACAAGCTATCCAAAAAAATGGATTATTGATTTTCATATCAGGATTTTTAGGTCTTGTCTTCTTAATCTCAACCGGTAGCATTTTGTACTTCAAACAAATGACAGAAGCTGAACAGGAAAAGAAAAGTTACGGTACCTTGCGCCAGCTTGGGTTTAGTGTGAATGAAATTATGCGTGGAATTATCCGGAAACAAATTTTTATTTATGGTCTTCCACTTATTATTGGATTGCTACATGCTATTTTTGCCATCCATGTTCTTTCTGCTTTCTTCCAATCAAACATTGCTTTCGCAGCTTCTATAGCAATGATGGTTTACACAATCATTTATATATTTTTTGCGTTCTTAACAATCGGTTACTATCGAAAGACGGTAAAAGCAGCATTATAG
- a CDS encoding MepB family protein → MNNFFDALAYVQKTMYTPYNLYPQSIQEEVQNSDYGAGLFYIHSKSIRFRVAKTTPTKLGQFVAFWEKDDKNKNQSFSDKTATDLLVVNTFTKDNKFGQFIFPKEVLIKQKILSTNTIKGKMAIRVYPSWEYPTSKQAIATQKWQVKYFVEIQESKSLPTHEIMKLYFN, encoded by the coding sequence ATGAATAATTTTTTCGATGCCTTAGCATATGTACAAAAAACAATGTATACGCCATATAATCTATACCCTCAATCCATACAAGAAGAAGTTCAGAATTCGGATTATGGAGCTGGTTTATTTTATATACACTCAAAGTCCATTCGATTTCGAGTTGCAAAGACTACACCTACAAAACTAGGACAATTTGTGGCATTTTGGGAAAAAGATGATAAGAATAAGAATCAATCCTTTTCAGATAAGACAGCTACTGATTTGTTGGTAGTAAATACCTTTACCAAGGATAATAAATTCGGTCAGTTCATTTTTCCTAAAGAGGTCCTTATTAAGCAGAAAATACTGAGTACGAATACTATAAAAGGGAAAATGGCCATTCGAGTTTATCCGAGTTGGGAGTATCCGACTAGTAAACAAGCGATTGCTACGCAAAAATGGCAAGTGAAGTACTTTGTTGAAATTCAGGAGTCAAAGAGTCTGCCAACGCATGAAATAATGAAGTTATATTTCAACTAA
- a CDS encoding RNA polymerase sigma-70 factor, translating into MQELFEQYKGLLFTLAYQITGSVSDAEDAVQDVFVKLYDVKPEKLAEPKAYLCKMVTNNCLDFLKSARKQREQYFGEWLPEPVITSTDELPELVIQGEMVSYALLVLLEKLSPSERAVFVMREAFGFEYEEIADIVGKSEVNCRQIFKRAKGKLPLTSPKSYRSSASKEWILGFMQALEQDDVDRVVSMLSEDVILVSDGGGKAIAAVHPIESRQAVIRFLFGLIRKSNQDGEILDIEILGINGQNGIVIRSAKRIQAVALVHIEQELIGNIYIIRNPDKLKSLSK; encoded by the coding sequence TTGCAAGAACTATTCGAGCAATACAAAGGGCTTCTATTTACGCTTGCTTACCAAATAACTGGCTCCGTTTCTGATGCTGAAGACGCTGTGCAAGATGTATTCGTAAAACTATATGATGTTAAACCGGAGAAGCTGGCGGAACCCAAAGCTTACTTGTGTAAAATGGTGACAAATAACTGTTTAGATTTTTTGAAATCAGCCCGCAAGCAACGCGAACAATATTTTGGAGAATGGCTTCCGGAACCTGTTATCACTTCAACTGACGAATTGCCTGAGCTGGTCATTCAAGGTGAAATGGTATCATATGCCCTGCTCGTTTTGCTCGAAAAGTTGTCGCCTTCAGAAAGGGCTGTGTTTGTAATGCGTGAAGCATTTGGTTTTGAGTATGAAGAAATTGCCGATATTGTAGGGAAAAGCGAAGTAAATTGCCGCCAAATTTTTAAGCGCGCTAAGGGTAAATTACCGCTTACCTCACCCAAGTCATACCGCTCCTCAGCAAGCAAAGAGTGGATTTTGGGGTTTATGCAGGCTCTCGAACAGGACGATGTTGACCGGGTAGTCTCGATGCTGTCAGAAGACGTTATACTGGTGTCTGATGGAGGAGGTAAAGCAATTGCTGCTGTCCACCCTATTGAGTCACGCCAGGCAGTTATCCGATTCCTGTTTGGCTTGATCCGTAAGTCTAATCAAGATGGCGAAATCCTCGACATCGAAATTCTCGGGATAAATGGTCAAAACGGAATTGTAATCCGCTCAGCTAAAAGAATCCAAGCTGTAGCATTAGTGCATATCGAACAGGAATTGATAGGCAACATATATATTATTAGAAATCCGGATAAACTTAAATCTCTTTCCAAATAA
- a CDS encoding NAD(P)/FAD-dependent oxidoreductase codes for MTELTCVVVGGGYAGINAVKEMLHYSKQLKNKKKLKIFLLDKNLYHLRKVLLFKPAASKTDITISLSTLFPENVEIIQAEVTKVESKTKTLFYQKVQGDQISMNYDILVVAMGSIVRQPDQLQGGIPLANFEDANTIRTFWHENLQKASQEKDEKERQRLMTIAVAGAGISGIETSAELAYWVQEDAKQMGLNPKSVKIILINTEKRLFSIGPTKVSAQLEHGLSTAGITILHERRAVQEKDGVLLLTNGENLLVSLCIWTLGLLPNPQLRTVGLPVTSEGYLIVDSSYRVKDAPGVYSIGDCARIIDPSNGQEDGKTCKEATAQATRLMKVVVADIHGQKAPLHKGFMDFFCFSLGPDKGMAWIGVGGLDIVVKGKLGWKLRKFTWNSASLIK; via the coding sequence ATGACAGAATTAACTTGTGTCGTTGTTGGCGGAGGATATGCAGGAATTAATGCAGTAAAAGAAATGCTTCACTACTCAAAACAATTGAAAAATAAGAAAAAACTGAAAATATTTCTACTAGATAAAAATCTTTACCATTTACGAAAAGTTTTGCTTTTTAAGCCAGCAGCCAGTAAAACGGATATTACCATCTCTTTGAGCACTTTGTTTCCTGAGAATGTGGAAATCATCCAGGCCGAGGTAACAAAAGTGGAATCTAAGACAAAAACGCTCTTTTATCAAAAAGTCCAAGGTGACCAGATATCAATGAATTACGATATCCTTGTTGTGGCTATGGGCAGTATTGTACGTCAACCGGATCAATTACAAGGCGGAATCCCTTTGGCTAATTTTGAAGATGCAAATACGATTCGAACATTCTGGCACGAAAATTTACAAAAAGCTAGCCAGGAAAAAGATGAGAAAGAGCGCCAAAGACTTATGACGATTGCTGTTGCAGGAGCAGGAATTAGTGGCATCGAAACGTCGGCTGAACTTGCCTACTGGGTTCAGGAAGATGCAAAGCAAATGGGATTGAATCCAAAATCAGTGAAAATAATTTTGATTAACACTGAAAAAAGACTTTTTTCAATAGGTCCGACCAAAGTGAGCGCTCAGTTGGAGCACGGATTAAGCACTGCTGGCATAACCATTCTCCACGAAAGAAGAGCTGTTCAAGAAAAAGATGGTGTGCTCTTATTAACTAACGGTGAAAACCTGTTGGTAAGTCTGTGTATATGGACACTTGGGCTGTTGCCCAACCCCCAATTGCGCACTGTTGGTTTACCTGTCACCTCTGAAGGCTATCTGATAGTGGATTCAAGTTATCGGGTAAAAGATGCACCTGGTGTTTATAGTATCGGTGATTGCGCCCGAATTATAGATCCGTCCAACGGTCAAGAAGACGGTAAAACTTGCAAGGAAGCAACTGCGCAAGCAACACGATTGATGAAAGTGGTAGTAGCCGATATTCACGGCCAGAAGGCACCTTTGCATAAGGGATTCATGGATTTCTTTTGTTTTAGTTTAGGTCCAGATAAAGGAATGGCATGGATTGGCGTTGGGGGACTCGACATTGTAGTAAAAGGAAAACTAGGTTGGAAGTTAAGAAAATTCACATGGAACTCAGCAAGCTTGATAAAGTAA
- a CDS encoding MarR family winged helix-turn-helix transcriptional regulator translates to MKVSVDCDIRESLDKVSSQMRRDYSESLREINLYVGQDNLLARLWTGDGITQMQLCDHLKCEPPTVTNMVKSLEQNGFIMRKRDEKDGRVMRIYLTDEGKKLEKPVDFKWKQQQEKLLNGISKEERMMLRDLMKRMERNLF, encoded by the coding sequence ATGAAGGTCTCCGTAGATTGTGATATCCGTGAGTCATTAGATAAAGTATCATCCCAGATGCGTCGGGATTATAGTGAAAGCTTAAGAGAAATTAATCTCTACGTTGGGCAGGATAACCTGCTCGCCCGTTTATGGACAGGAGATGGAATTACTCAAATGCAATTGTGTGATCATTTAAAATGCGAACCACCTACGGTCACCAATATGGTTAAATCGCTTGAACAAAATGGCTTCATAATGCGTAAACGCGATGAAAAAGATGGCAGGGTTATGAGGATTTATTTAACGGACGAAGGAAAAAAGTTAGAAAAACCGGTGGATTTCAAATGGAAGCAACAACAAGAAAAATTACTGAATGGAATTTCCAAGGAAGAAAGGATGATGTTAAGAGATTTAATGAAACGGATGGAGAGAAATTTATTTTAA
- a CDS encoding NtaA/DmoA family FMN-dependent monooxygenase (This protein belongs to a clade of FMN-dependent monooxygenases, within a broader family of flavin-dependent oxidoreductases, the luciferase-like monooxygenase (LMM) family, some of whose members use coenzyme F420 rather than FMN.) yields MTKHKEMQLALQMVSGYGAEFSAWRTPGTDPAAYTNLDNYVERAKIAEKGKFQMIFIADTPALTVDLGPQTPSFPMDPMLALMAVARETTHIGLVATYSTTFNYPYNIARQFKALDVISHGRVGWNAVTSSTPAAAANFGMQVANRKERYDKAHESIQIVQALWGSWQPDAWTLDPKGGEFANMDKIQPINLKGQYYASRGPLPIPPSEQGQPVIFQAGGGTEGLELAGKYASGVYANPYDIESARQHRQALRQSAVRFGRNPDDVKMYTGFMFSLGATEEEGLERRRQLMSFNPEEIPSRVSYLGSMVGLRLSVDTIDIDQPLPIDLLHRAYANPQDPRSPRAVQLLKQGLSIRDVLAHGVINYHPVVAGTALQVADFLEEWFLAGACDGFSVVPDIAHDGVADFVEQVVPILQERGLFHKDYEGNTLRENMGVPYQYGSMENK; encoded by the coding sequence ATGACAAAACATAAAGAAATGCAATTAGCACTACAAATGGTTTCTGGTTATGGGGCTGAATTTAGTGCCTGGAGAACACCAGGAACGGATCCGGCAGCCTATACCAATCTGGACAATTATGTAGAGCGGGCGAAGATAGCTGAAAAAGGAAAATTTCAGATGATTTTCATAGCAGATACACCTGCCTTGACTGTTGATTTGGGTCCACAGACACCCAGTTTCCCGATGGACCCCATGCTGGCCCTCATGGCTGTAGCAAGGGAAACAACGCATATCGGACTTGTGGCAACCTATTCCACGACGTTCAATTATCCCTATAATATAGCTCGCCAGTTCAAGGCACTGGATGTCATTAGTCATGGACGCGTAGGTTGGAATGCTGTGACATCATCCACTCCCGCAGCGGCAGCGAACTTTGGTATGCAGGTTGCCAATCGAAAAGAACGATATGACAAAGCGCATGAATCGATTCAAATTGTCCAGGCACTCTGGGGAAGTTGGCAACCAGACGCTTGGACATTGGATCCAAAAGGTGGCGAATTTGCTAACATGGATAAGATTCAGCCAATTAATCTCAAAGGTCAGTATTATGCCTCTCGTGGTCCATTACCCATTCCGCCATCGGAACAGGGACAGCCAGTGATTTTCCAAGCCGGTGGTGGAACTGAAGGCTTGGAGTTAGCGGGGAAATATGCATCCGGTGTCTATGCGAACCCTTATGATATCGAGTCGGCACGGCAACACAGACAAGCCCTTCGACAAAGTGCGGTTCGTTTTGGTAGAAACCCGGATGACGTTAAAATGTATACCGGTTTTATGTTCTCTTTAGGCGCCACGGAAGAAGAAGGATTAGAACGCCGAAGACAATTGATGAGTTTTAATCCGGAGGAAATTCCAAGCCGGGTGAGCTATCTAGGCTCCATGGTGGGGTTGCGACTATCGGTAGATACAATAGATATCGACCAACCCTTGCCAATTGACTTGCTACATCGAGCCTATGCTAACCCACAGGATCCAAGATCTCCTAGAGCTGTGCAGTTGCTGAAACAAGGATTGTCCATTCGAGATGTTTTGGCACATGGTGTCATCAATTATCATCCGGTAGTGGCAGGTACAGCGTTACAAGTGGCTGATTTCTTAGAAGAATGGTTCTTGGCCGGTGCTTGTGACGGATTCTCGGTTGTTCCAGATATCGCTCACGATGGCGTAGCGGATTTCGTGGAGCAGGTTGTACCAATCTTACAGGAACGAGGATTGTTCCATAAGGATTACGAAGGAAATACATTGCGCGAAAATATGGGTGTCCCTTATCAGTATGGAAGTATGGAAAATAAATAA